Proteins encoded by one window of Leptotrichia hofstadii:
- a CDS encoding Type 1 glutamine amidotransferase-like domain-containing protein, translating to MSKLFLTSYLAGTKNLVKEFLKDVPEKEITFVPTASNTEDYKGYVDEAKQAFLKLGFSINILDISKTEKQKIENILKDTKILYVSGGNTFYLLQELKRKKILDTIKDKMSNGMLYIGESAGAVITSKNIEYIQIMDNKEIATDLDNYEAMNITDFYILPHNNEFPFVESAKETIKIYESKLNLLPISNSEAVFVNGKDFVVKNDDK from the coding sequence ATGAGTAAATTATTTTTGACATCATATTTAGCAGGAACGAAAAATTTAGTGAAAGAATTTTTAAAAGATGTACCAGAAAAAGAAATTACGTTTGTTCCTACTGCTTCAAACACTGAAGATTATAAAGGATATGTAGACGAAGCTAAGCAAGCATTTTTGAAATTGGGATTTTCAATAAATATTTTAGATATTTCAAAAACAGAAAAACAAAAAATAGAAAATATATTGAAAGATACAAAAATTTTGTATGTATCAGGTGGAAATACATTTTATCTATTGCAGGAACTAAAACGTAAAAAAATTTTAGATACTATCAAAGACAAAATGTCAAATGGAATGCTTTATATAGGAGAATCGGCTGGAGCGGTTATTACTTCTAAAAATATAGAATACATTCAGATAATGGATAATAAGGAAATTGCTACTGATTTGGATAATTATGAAGCAATGAATATTACAGATTTTTATATTTTGCCACATAATAATGAATTTCCATTTGTCGAAAGTGCAAAAGAAACTATAAAAATTTATGAAAGTAAATTAAATTTACTTCCAATAAGCAATAGTGAGGCAGTTTTTGTAAATGGAAAAGATTTTGTTGTAAAAAATGATGATAAATAA